One genomic region from Streptomyces sp. NBC_01431 encodes:
- a CDS encoding SRPBCC family protein — MATSDRSSSQPSGLDQLLKEASGYLGAQANQLADKATDKLSDITDQLYDVADNGGSLSDVAGIGGRLLQGDSPMKALAGQKFGDLKDKVTDTVSQAFGGGGKGRGRKSGGKVVNIVEALDVGLPLRTVYDFWTQYEEFSGFAKGVRDVSRGDETTSDWKVKVGPSTRSWKATVQEQIPDDRIVWTSEGAKGTTRGCVSFHELAPTLTRIIIVVEYYPSGFFEKTGNLWRAQGRRLRLDLKNFLRHTTLTTDEPEGWRGEIRDGEVVRTHEEALEEEENENPDEEEGEEPDEDEDEGEYADEEEDDGEYADEEEYAGEEEPEEEPDEEEEEEEYETSPPRRRRRARSA, encoded by the coding sequence ATGGCAACCTCAGACCGCTCCTCGTCTCAGCCCTCGGGGCTGGACCAGCTGCTGAAGGAAGCGTCCGGGTACCTCGGCGCTCAGGCGAACCAACTCGCCGACAAGGCCACGGACAAACTCTCGGACATCACCGACCAGCTCTACGACGTCGCCGACAACGGCGGCAGCCTCTCCGACGTCGCCGGCATCGGCGGTCGCCTCCTTCAGGGCGACTCCCCGATGAAGGCCCTTGCCGGGCAGAAATTCGGCGACCTCAAGGACAAGGTGACCGACACCGTCTCCCAGGCCTTCGGCGGCGGTGGCAAGGGCCGCGGCCGCAAGAGCGGCGGCAAGGTGGTCAACATAGTCGAAGCACTCGACGTCGGCCTCCCGCTGCGCACGGTCTACGACTTCTGGACCCAGTACGAGGAGTTCAGCGGATTCGCCAAGGGCGTTCGCGACGTCTCCCGCGGCGACGAGACGACCAGCGACTGGAAGGTCAAGGTGGGGCCCTCCACGCGGAGTTGGAAAGCCACCGTGCAGGAACAGATACCCGACGACCGCATCGTGTGGACCTCCGAAGGCGCCAAGGGCACCACACGCGGCTGCGTCAGCTTCCACGAGCTGGCCCCGACACTGACCCGCATCATCATCGTCGTCGAGTACTACCCCTCCGGGTTTTTCGAGAAGACCGGCAACCTGTGGCGGGCACAGGGCCGCCGACTGCGCCTCGACCTCAAGAACTTCCTGCGCCACACCACCCTCACCACCGACGAACCGGAAGGCTGGCGCGGCGAGATCCGCGACGGCGAGGTCGTCCGGACCCACGAAGAAGCCCTTGAGGAAGAGGAGAACGAGAACCCGGACGAGGAAGAAGGGGAAGAACCGGACGAGGACGAGGACGAGGGCGAGTACGCGGACGAAGAAGAGGACGACGGGGAGTACGCGGACGAGGAGGAGTACGCGGGAGAGGAGGAACCGGAGGAAGAACCGGACGAGGAGGAGGAAGAGGAGGAGTACGAGACCTCCCCGCCCCGGCGGCGCCGCCGCGCACGCTCCGCGTAA
- a CDS encoding nuclear transport factor 2 family protein → MPNTAQATSVPEWVLKFMGAIDTLDFEEGFAPLTEDTDMFFGTAHIHGVEAIKEFFVKIDGPLIIAHEVLEFWTAGDGVRILRGEATMAKKSEPDRVVRAPFMHIFYLADEEPVRVRELRITAGPLQTDAVM, encoded by the coding sequence ATGCCAAACACAGCACAGGCAACGAGTGTGCCCGAATGGGTCCTGAAGTTCATGGGAGCCATCGACACACTGGACTTCGAGGAGGGCTTCGCGCCACTGACCGAGGACACCGACATGTTCTTCGGCACCGCACACATCCACGGTGTCGAGGCCATCAAGGAGTTCTTCGTCAAGATTGACGGGCCGCTGATCATCGCCCACGAGGTCCTGGAATTCTGGACCGCGGGCGACGGCGTACGTATATTGCGCGGAGAGGCGACCATGGCCAAGAAGAGTGAACCGGACCGCGTGGTGCGCGCTCCGTTCATGCACATCTTCTACCTTGCCGACGAAGAACCCGTCCGCGTCCGTGAACTGCGCATCACAGCGGGCCCTCTGCAGACCGATGCGGTGATGTAG
- a CDS encoding aldo/keto reductase, translating to MQNRTLGSQGLEVSAIGYGAMGLTMAYGPTDEEAGIAALRRAHDLGVTFFDTAEMYGWGIGSNEILVGRAVRDFRDDVVLATKFGVDMSVPAEQIGGPLDSRPDNIRKVAENSLRHLGVDHIDVFYQHRVDPEVPIEEVAGTVKELIDAGKVKYFGLSEAGPETIRKAHAVQPVSVLQTEYSLFERDVEQLFPVLDELGMGFVAYSPLGRGFITGTAKPADQYEGSDIRNVDPRWQPGNFEKNVEAVDRLASLAATKDATVSQLALAWLLTRGEHIVPIPGTRSPKRIEENVGATDLTLTDAELKAIDGILPHGGFGARYAGGNVPTWT from the coding sequence ATGCAGAACCGGACGCTCGGAAGCCAGGGCCTTGAGGTCTCGGCCATCGGCTACGGCGCGATGGGCCTGACGATGGCCTACGGACCCACCGACGAGGAGGCCGGCATCGCCGCCCTCCGCCGCGCCCACGACCTGGGCGTCACCTTCTTCGACACCGCCGAGATGTACGGCTGGGGCATCGGATCCAACGAGATCCTGGTCGGCAGGGCGGTCCGGGACTTCCGTGACGACGTGGTCCTGGCCACCAAGTTCGGCGTCGACATGTCGGTGCCCGCGGAGCAGATCGGCGGCCCTCTCGACAGCCGGCCCGACAACATCCGCAAGGTCGCCGAGAACAGTCTGCGCCATCTCGGCGTGGATCACATCGACGTCTTCTACCAGCACCGCGTCGACCCCGAGGTGCCCATCGAGGAGGTCGCGGGAACCGTCAAAGAACTGATCGACGCAGGCAAGGTGAAGTACTTCGGCCTCAGCGAGGCCGGACCCGAGACCATCCGCAAGGCGCACGCCGTGCAGCCGGTCTCCGTCCTGCAGACCGAATACTCCCTGTTCGAACGGGACGTCGAGCAGCTCTTCCCGGTCCTTGACGAACTCGGCATGGGCTTCGTCGCATACTCCCCACTCGGCCGCGGGTTCATCACCGGCACCGCCAAGCCCGCCGACCAGTACGAAGGCAGCGACATACGCAACGTCGACCCGCGATGGCAGCCGGGCAACTTCGAGAAGAACGTAGAAGCCGTCGACCGGCTCGCCTCACTCGCGGCGACCAAGGACGCCACCGTCTCCCAGCTCGCTCTGGCCTGGCTCCTGACCCGCGGCGAGCACATCGTGCCCATTCCCGGCACCCGCAGCCCGAAGCGCATTGAGGAAAACGTGGGGGCCACCGACCTCACCCTCACCGACGCCGAGCTCAAGGCCATCGACGGGATCCTTCCCCACGGCGGCTTCGGCGCCCGCTACGCCGGGGGAAACGTGCCGACCTGGACTTGA
- a CDS encoding flavodoxin family protein codes for MSEISIVIASHSGYGHTAQLATAVEDGARSVGGTQVQRVDVASLSDADWELMDAADAIIFGTPTYMGTASGAFHAFAEATSKRWSTRAWSDKLAAGFTNSGSMSGDKLHTLQYLSLLAAQHGMLWVSLNLLPGWNTTTSSPQDDNRLGFYLGAGAQSFNDTATVHDADLSTARHLGRRVAEHTRIHRAGLAAAAH; via the coding sequence ATGTCCGAAATCTCGATCGTCATCGCGTCGCACTCCGGCTACGGCCACACCGCGCAACTCGCCACGGCCGTCGAGGACGGCGCACGCTCCGTCGGCGGGACGCAGGTCCAGCGGGTGGACGTCGCTTCCCTCAGTGATGCCGACTGGGAACTGATGGACGCCGCGGACGCCATCATCTTCGGTACCCCCACTTACATGGGCACCGCGTCGGGGGCGTTCCACGCCTTCGCCGAGGCCACCAGCAAGCGGTGGAGCACCCGAGCCTGGAGCGACAAGCTCGCGGCGGGGTTCACCAACTCCGGCTCCATGAGCGGCGACAAGCTGCACACGCTGCAGTACCTCTCGCTCCTGGCGGCCCAGCACGGAATGCTCTGGGTGAGCCTGAACCTCCTGCCGGGCTGGAACACCACCACATCAAGCCCCCAGGACGACAACCGCCTCGGCTTCTACCTCGGTGCCGGCGCGCAGAGCTTCAATGACACTGCCACCGTCCACGACGCGGACCTGAGCACCGCCCGCCACCTCGGTCGGCGCGTCGCCGAGCACACCCGGATCCACCGCGCAGGACTGGCTGCCGCAGCGCACTGA
- a CDS encoding TetR/AcrR family transcriptional regulator has translation MNEERRATRRQVLQVAAKLLEEGGSEAVSTRAVAAAAGVTAPALYRMFGDKDGLLAELAAYGFEMYLTEKREALALTPDDPVADLYRGWDLHVDFGVQHPAFYMLMYGTVQPGRRPPAADEAHALLVRLLRRAAETGRLRVPVEQATRVIHAATTGATLALIGEAPSERDLTTSARLRDTVIASVTTDQPAPTESDLASRALALDAALENALTSGHPAVGTEVPLRDTETALLRDWLQQLAG, from the coding sequence ATGAACGAGGAACGGCGCGCTACACGCCGCCAGGTGCTACAGGTGGCCGCCAAGCTCTTGGAAGAGGGCGGCAGCGAGGCGGTCTCCACGCGCGCGGTCGCCGCGGCCGCAGGCGTCACGGCGCCCGCGCTGTACCGGATGTTCGGCGACAAGGACGGGCTCCTGGCCGAGCTGGCCGCCTACGGGTTCGAGATGTACCTGACCGAGAAGCGGGAGGCGCTGGCGCTGACCCCCGATGACCCGGTGGCCGACCTCTACCGCGGCTGGGACCTGCACGTCGACTTCGGAGTGCAGCACCCCGCGTTCTACATGCTCATGTACGGCACCGTGCAGCCCGGTCGGCGGCCCCCCGCCGCGGACGAGGCACACGCCCTGCTGGTGAGACTGCTGCGCCGCGCGGCCGAGACCGGGCGGCTTCGGGTTCCGGTGGAACAGGCGACCCGCGTCATCCACGCGGCAACGACTGGTGCCACGTTGGCACTGATCGGCGAAGCGCCCTCAGAACGGGACCTCACCACTTCGGCACGGCTTCGGGACACCGTCATCGCCTCCGTCACCACGGACCAGCCCGCCCCGACCGAATCGGACCTGGCTTCGCGCGCACTCGCCCTCGACGCCGCGCTCGAAAACGCGCTCACCTCCGGGCACCCGGCCGTAGGCACCGAGGTGCCGCTGCGAGACACGGAAACGGCTCTGCTGCGCGATTGGCTGCAGCAGCTGGCAGGCTGA
- a CDS encoding VOC family protein, producing the protein MAIQRMDNVGIVVQDMDAAVAFFVELGMELEGRSEVEGLFADQCTGLDGVRCDIAMLRTPDGHSRLELSKYRSPAVIDAGPRNRPHNIVGTHRVMFAVDDIEDTVARLRPHGAELVGEIARFEDSYSLCYLRGPEGIIIGLAEQLR; encoded by the coding sequence ATGGCAATTCAGCGGATGGACAACGTCGGCATCGTCGTTCAGGACATGGACGCCGCCGTCGCGTTCTTTGTGGAACTGGGTATGGAGCTGGAGGGAAGGTCGGAGGTCGAGGGTCTTTTCGCCGACCAGTGCACCGGACTTGACGGCGTCCGCTGTGACATCGCGATGCTCCGGACCCCGGACGGTCACAGCCGGCTTGAGCTGTCGAAGTACCGTAGTCCAGCGGTGATCGACGCTGGGCCGCGCAACCGGCCGCACAACATTGTGGGCACGCACCGCGTCATGTTCGCCGTCGACGACATCGAGGACACCGTTGCCCGTCTGCGGCCTCACGGCGCCGAACTCGTCGGCGAGATCGCCCGGTTCGAGGACAGCTATTCGCTCTGCTACCTCCGCGGCCCGGAGGGCATCATCATCGGACTGGCCGAGCAACTGCGCTGA
- a CDS encoding ATP-binding protein, with the protein MDAPRSAWRNTTHDWASTVDPGHLEHIRQDPAAFAPGGLRHLILEVIAYAADEAECTGGGHCRIALHADGSVAVADDGRGTDTRFDEHGHLMKKPVMATKDLRFFDQPDTPRLPDEHPRRGMSTVAALSTWLVHTNRRHNGSWTQRYEHGIPTTDLQPITDDRTTGTIVHFLPSEPLRTAHEMTAEELTRLAEAWPRLAVTIDDRHAAWTTPPKATTRGVHPGVPSGGRRGG; encoded by the coding sequence ATGGACGCACCAAGAAGTGCCTGGCGCAATACGACACACGACTGGGCGAGCACCGTCGACCCCGGCCACCTGGAGCACATCCGCCAGGACCCGGCCGCCTTCGCCCCTGGTGGCCTTCGGCACCTGATCCTTGAAGTCATCGCCTATGCGGCCGACGAGGCCGAATGCACCGGCGGCGGGCACTGCCGCATCGCGCTCCACGCCGATGGCTCCGTCGCCGTCGCCGACGACGGACGGGGCACCGACACACGTTTCGATGAACACGGCCACCTCATGAAGAAGCCGGTCATGGCGACGAAGGACCTCCGCTTCTTCGACCAACCCGACACGCCCCGGCTGCCCGACGAACACCCCCGCCGCGGCATGTCCACCGTCGCCGCACTGAGCACCTGGCTCGTCCACACCAACCGCCGCCACAACGGATCCTGGACCCAGCGATACGAACACGGCATCCCCACCACCGACCTACAACCGATCACCGACGACCGCACGACCGGGACCATCGTCCACTTCCTCCCGAGCGAACCCCTGCGTACGGCCCACGAGATGACGGCGGAAGAGCTCACACGACTCGCCGAGGCATGGCCCCGGCTCGCCGTCACCATCGACGACCGCCACGCCGCCTGGACCACTCCGCCCAAAGCCACAACACGTGGCGTCCATCCTGGCGTGCCGAGCGGCGGGCGGAGAGGCGGTTGA
- a CDS encoding class I SAM-dependent methyltransferase, producing MPTLPREQPEPSPAEPHEARRMAESFGLDAPRYDQARPGYPDALVARIVAGGPGLYVLDVGCGTGIAARQFQAAGCTVLGVEPDARMADFARVLGLEVEVASFESWQPAGRTFDAVVAAQSWHWVDPAVGAVKAARVLRPGGRLAIFGHVYEPPAEVAEPFAAAYRRAAPDSPLNAQPARRPLDLYEAAYAKSADKIRETGQFNDPEQWRFDWEQSYTRDQWLDLLPTTGSLTQLRPGKLAEILDAVGCAIDSLGGRFTMNYTTLAATAVRADPS from the coding sequence ATGCCCACCTTACCGCGAGAACAACCGGAACCGTCCCCGGCGGAGCCGCATGAGGCCCGGCGTATGGCCGAGTCGTTCGGCTTGGACGCCCCACGCTACGACCAGGCCCGGCCCGGCTACCCCGATGCACTGGTGGCGCGGATCGTCGCCGGGGGCCCGGGGCTTTACGTGCTCGACGTCGGCTGCGGCACCGGCATCGCAGCCCGCCAGTTCCAAGCGGCCGGATGCACCGTGCTCGGCGTCGAGCCCGATGCGCGGATGGCCGACTTCGCGCGAGTCCTCGGCCTGGAGGTCGAGGTGGCGTCCTTCGAGTCCTGGCAGCCGGCCGGACGGACGTTCGACGCGGTCGTCGCCGCCCAGTCGTGGCACTGGGTGGACCCGGCCGTCGGCGCCGTGAAGGCGGCCCGTGTGCTGCGCCCAGGGGGACGGCTGGCGATCTTCGGGCACGTGTACGAGCCGCCTGCTGAGGTGGCCGAACCATTCGCCGCTGCCTACCGGCGGGCGGCGCCGGACTCCCCGCTCAACGCCCAACCGGCCCGACGGCCGCTCGACCTCTACGAGGCCGCATACGCGAAGTCCGCCGACAAGATCCGCGAGACCGGACAGTTCAATGATCCCGAACAGTGGCGATTCGACTGGGAGCAGTCCTACACGCGCGACCAATGGCTGGACCTGCTGCCCACGACCGGCAGCCTCACCCAACTCCGTCCCGGCAAACTGGCCGAGATACTGGACGCGGTCGGGTGCGCCATCGACTCCCTGGGCGGACGCTTCACGATGAACTACACCACCCTGGCCGCGACCGCCGTACGCGCTGACCCTTCCTGA
- a CDS encoding TetR/AcrR family transcriptional regulator encodes MPTGVHLRDARQQLFGAAERVLLRDGPNGLTSRAVTDEAGCAKGVLHRHFSDFDAFLTDLVLDRATQLERQASALRESAGTGTVADNLTSALTTLFGPIPVAIIPLITFRDELRARLRTATPGGGIAILAQATTEISAYLADERDLGRIAADADIDSLTLSLVGGGHLLFADRDAGPPATAVVNKLVTAVIADAVQRRPA; translated from the coding sequence ATGCCGACCGGGGTGCACCTTCGCGACGCGCGGCAGCAGCTGTTCGGCGCTGCCGAACGCGTGCTTCTGCGGGACGGCCCGAACGGGCTGACCAGCCGGGCCGTCACCGACGAGGCGGGCTGCGCCAAAGGGGTTCTGCACCGGCACTTCAGTGACTTCGACGCCTTCCTCACCGACCTCGTGCTCGACCGGGCCACGCAGCTTGAGAGGCAGGCGAGTGCGCTGCGTGAGTCCGCCGGCACCGGTACGGTGGCCGACAACCTCACCAGCGCACTGACCACCCTGTTCGGACCAATTCCGGTAGCGATCATCCCGCTCATCACCTTTCGGGATGAATTGCGCGCACGACTGCGGACGGCGACACCTGGAGGCGGCATCGCGATCCTGGCCCAGGCCACGACCGAGATCTCCGCTTATCTGGCCGACGAGCGTGACCTGGGTCGCATCGCGGCCGACGCCGACATCGACTCACTCACCCTCTCCCTGGTCGGTGGCGGGCATCTCCTGTTCGCCGACCGCGACGCCGGCCCGCCAGCCACGGCAGTCGTCAACAAACTCGTGACAGCGGTCATCGCCGACGCCGTGCAACGACGACCGGCCTAG
- a CDS encoding class I SAM-dependent methyltransferase, whose amino-acid sequence MPDSERIAQLRPSYQEELARGTGRFFLPARTDCPWCLGTDLRRKFRTTDLIQGKPGEFVLDQCRGCGHVFQNPKLSQEGLDFYYRDFYDGLGAETTAKMFEGNGSKKRFRRSARALRRLALPGRWLDVGTSLGHFCATAKEVLPDTEFDGLDMGEGVEQAAKEGRVQEAYRGLFVDLADEMAGRYDAVSMFHYLEHTLDPHRELAAAHTALAPGGHLLIEVPDPESWSGRLLGRLWLPWFQPQHLNMVPMGNLCRRLRELGFTVEVAERRDAHIPADLACATWFLFDRLLPRDDSPWRPHRPGRAARAVRFALVWAAVPVLIAVYGLDQLLNPIARRTRFSNAYRVIARRDA is encoded by the coding sequence ATGCCCGACAGTGAACGGATCGCCCAGCTCCGACCCTCGTACCAGGAAGAGCTGGCCCGTGGCACGGGCCGCTTCTTCCTGCCGGCGCGCACCGACTGTCCGTGGTGCCTGGGCACCGACCTGCGTCGCAAGTTCCGCACCACGGACCTCATCCAGGGCAAGCCGGGCGAGTTCGTCCTCGACCAGTGCCGGGGCTGCGGGCACGTCTTCCAGAACCCGAAGCTGAGCCAGGAGGGTCTGGACTTCTACTACCGGGACTTCTACGACGGGCTCGGCGCCGAGACGACCGCGAAGATGTTCGAGGGCAACGGCAGCAAGAAACGGTTCCGCCGCAGCGCCCGTGCTCTGCGGCGACTCGCCCTGCCCGGCCGGTGGCTGGACGTCGGTACCTCGCTGGGCCACTTCTGTGCCACCGCCAAGGAGGTGCTGCCCGACACCGAGTTCGACGGGCTCGACATGGGCGAAGGCGTCGAGCAGGCCGCCAAGGAGGGCCGCGTCCAGGAGGCCTACCGAGGGCTGTTCGTGGACCTCGCCGACGAGATGGCGGGCCGCTACGACGCGGTCAGCATGTTCCACTACTTGGAGCACACCCTCGACCCGCACCGTGAACTCGCCGCCGCGCACACGGCGTTGGCACCCGGCGGCCATCTCCTGATAGAGGTCCCCGACCCCGAATCGTGGTCGGGACGACTGCTCGGCCGGCTCTGGCTGCCCTGGTTCCAGCCCCAGCACCTGAACATGGTCCCGATGGGCAATCTGTGCCGGCGGCTGCGCGAACTCGGCTTCACCGTCGAAGTGGCCGAGCGCCGCGACGCCCATATCCCGGCCGACCTGGCGTGCGCCACGTGGTTCCTGTTCGACCGGCTGCTGCCGCGCGACGACTCACCCTGGCGGCCCCACCGTCCGGGGCGCGCCGCCCGAGCCGTTCGGTTCGCGCTGGTGTGGGCGGCCGTGCCGGTGCTGATCGCGGTGTACGGGCTCGACCAGCTGCTCAACCCGATCGCCAGGCGGACCCGGTTCTCCAACGCCTACCGTGTGATCGCCCGCCGCGACGCGTGA
- a CDS encoding glycosyltransferase, translating into MSRFLFVVPPLTGHINPAAAVAAELTARGHEVAWAGRRAIVERLVGERSRVYVCAGPDHLAGRPPQLRGIAALKFLWADFLGPLAEAMAPGVAAAITAFRPDVVVADQQTVAGALVAERLGVPFATSSTTSAELTESMAGMPGVRSWLTGLLRELRERIGDPAATYDPRFSPALTLAFTTPELTGPYTAPETDLRFVGPALAARRSALGDFPWQWLDLAPGTASVLVTLGTANTDAGGRFLAESVAAVRARAGRLRAVVCDPGGLLGAVPPGPDVLVRADLPQVAVLERMSAVVCHAGHNTVTEALWHGVPLVVAPIRDDQPVVAAQVVGAGAGLRVKFARAGREQIGAALDTVVTEPGYRDAARHVRDAFRAAGGESAAATHLEELVAAAPVAGHPR; encoded by the coding sequence GTGAGCCGCTTCCTGTTCGTCGTGCCGCCGCTGACCGGGCACATCAACCCGGCGGCGGCCGTCGCCGCCGAGCTGACCGCGCGCGGCCACGAGGTGGCGTGGGCGGGGCGGCGCGCGATCGTCGAGCGGCTGGTGGGGGAGCGGTCCCGGGTGTACGTGTGCGCCGGGCCCGACCACCTCGCGGGGCGGCCGCCCCAACTGCGCGGGATCGCGGCCCTGAAGTTCCTGTGGGCCGACTTCCTCGGCCCGCTCGCCGAGGCGATGGCGCCCGGGGTGGCGGCGGCGATCACAGCCTTCCGGCCGGACGTGGTGGTGGCCGACCAGCAGACCGTGGCGGGCGCCCTGGTGGCGGAACGGCTCGGCGTGCCCTTCGCGACCTCGTCCACCACATCGGCCGAGCTCACCGAGAGCATGGCGGGAATGCCGGGCGTGCGCAGCTGGCTCACCGGACTGCTCCGGGAGCTACGCGAGCGCATCGGCGATCCGGCCGCCACCTATGACCCGCGCTTCTCACCGGCGCTCACCCTCGCCTTCACCACCCCCGAGCTGACTGGCCCGTACACCGCACCGGAGACGGACCTGCGCTTCGTCGGACCGGCGCTGGCCGCCCGGCGCTCAGCCTTGGGGGACTTCCCCTGGCAGTGGCTTGACCTGGCGCCGGGGACGGCATCCGTCCTGGTCACGCTGGGTACGGCGAACACCGACGCGGGCGGCCGCTTCCTCGCCGAGAGCGTCGCGGCGGTCCGCGCCCGCGCCGGACGGCTGCGGGCGGTGGTCTGTGACCCCGGCGGGCTGCTCGGGGCGGTGCCACCCGGGCCCGATGTGCTGGTCAGGGCGGACCTGCCGCAAGTCGCCGTCCTGGAGCGGATGTCGGCGGTCGTCTGCCACGCGGGCCACAACACCGTCACCGAGGCGCTGTGGCACGGGGTGCCCCTGGTGGTCGCCCCGATCCGTGACGACCAGCCGGTCGTGGCGGCCCAAGTGGTCGGCGCCGGGGCCGGGCTGAGGGTGAAGTTCGCGCGGGCGGGGCGCGAGCAGATCGGCGCGGCCCTGGACACGGTGGTGACCGAGCCGGGCTACCGGGACGCGGCACGCCATGTCCGGGACGCCTTCCGCGCCGCCGGCGGCGAGTCGGCCGCCGCCACGCACCTGGAAGAACTCGTCGCCGCCGCGCCCGTCGCGGGCCACCCCCGATGA
- a CDS encoding alpha/beta fold hydrolase — protein MVMIRANGLGLHVQRLHPPQQQPYATVVFVHGAFIDSLASYYFTLGPRFAEAGFDALMYDLRGHGRSERPPSGYALEHFTADLDALLDALGIAHPVHLVGNSFGGTVALDFVVHRPERVATVTVVESGPASRAWSHTMTSALRHAGDMGDDEALVWFTEQYGTLSSTRTGDARHDAHIRRLGRAAARLVRSTTIADDMPTGRVLTDEQLGAVRCPVLLVNGQEGLVAAESARLRSLLPHCRVTVVPGQKHSVLVEASVAVGRLVLDWVREHAGAAPEPSGPGPVR, from the coding sequence ATGGTCATGATCCGCGCGAACGGTCTCGGCCTGCACGTCCAGCGGTTACACCCACCCCAACAACAGCCGTACGCGACCGTGGTGTTCGTCCACGGCGCCTTCATCGACAGCCTCGCCAGCTACTACTTCACCCTCGGCCCCCGGTTCGCGGAGGCCGGGTTCGACGCCCTCATGTACGACCTGCGGGGACACGGCCGCAGCGAGCGCCCGCCCAGCGGGTACGCCCTGGAGCACTTCACCGCCGATCTCGACGCCCTGCTCGACGCACTGGGCATCGCTCACCCCGTTCACCTCGTAGGCAACTCCTTCGGCGGCACGGTCGCCCTCGACTTCGTCGTCCACCGGCCCGAGCGCGTCGCCACCGTCACCGTGGTCGAGTCGGGCCCCGCAAGCCGGGCCTGGTCCCACACCATGACCTCCGCCCTGCGCCACGCCGGGGACATGGGGGACGACGAGGCGCTGGTGTGGTTCACCGAACAGTACGGGACGCTCTCCTCGACCCGGACCGGCGACGCTCGCCATGACGCGCACATCCGTCGGCTCGGCCGAGCCGCCGCCCGGCTCGTACGCTCCACCACCATCGCCGATGACATGCCCACCGGACGGGTGCTCACCGACGAACAGCTCGGCGCGGTCCGCTGCCCGGTGCTCCTGGTCAACGGACAGGAGGGCCTGGTGGCCGCCGAGTCCGCCCGGCTGCGGTCGCTGCTGCCGCACTGCCGGGTCACGGTGGTGCCCGGACAGAAGCACTCGGTCCTGGTCGAGGCCTCCGTAGCCGTCGGGCGGCTCGTCCTGGACTGGGTCCGCGAGCACGCCGGGGCCGCGCCCGAGCCCAGTGGACCGGGGCCGGTCCGGTGA
- a CDS encoding phosphopantetheine-binding protein: protein MTTSERPPGPAPLAPPDEERVLAEIAGLIVEVLGDYAPDPADIRPETLFGDDLELESIDLVMLSGHLQERYGEQVNFAEFVASLEIDEVIALSVGRLVNHVLHSLGAAPEAGAAPWS from the coding sequence GTGACCACCAGCGAACGGCCCCCCGGCCCCGCCCCCCTCGCACCGCCGGACGAGGAGAGGGTCCTGGCCGAGATCGCCGGACTGATCGTGGAGGTGCTCGGGGACTACGCCCCCGACCCCGCCGACATCCGCCCCGAGACCCTGTTCGGCGACGACCTGGAGCTGGAGAGCATCGACCTCGTCATGCTGTCCGGACACCTCCAGGAGCGGTACGGCGAGCAGGTCAACTTCGCCGAGTTCGTGGCCTCGCTGGAGATTGACGAGGTCATCGCCCTGTCCGTCGGACGGCTCGTCAACCATGTGCTGCACAGCCTCGGCGCGGCCCCGGAAGCGGGAGCAGCTCCATGGTCATGA